GCTCGGTCAAAAGACGGTTCGCCGCGGTCAGAATCGGCTCGTGATTCTCTTTGTTGCTGAGGTTCTGAATCTCGGCATGCCACTGCGAAGAGACCGCCGGCGAAATGGTCGCCTCCGCCGGTGTCGTCGACAAGGACACAGAGGCCACCTTCGTGGCCGACGGGGACAGGTGAGGAGAGGGGGCCTGCGCCCCCGATAGGTTAGAGGCTGCCGATGACTTCGGCGGCAGACCCGTCACCATTTTCGGTGCGGGCGTCCGCTTCTCTTGCGTGAACGTGCTCGCGGGGGTCTCCGCCAGAAAAGTCTGTTCGCTGCTTAGGGAGGGGCGATGGACTTTCTGGTGGGTCCCGACAGGCTCGTCCATGATCAAGTACTTCCCATCTTCAAAGATGTACTTGATGTCATCGGCTTTGATCCTTCTCCGCAATGTACTGATGCTCACCTTATATTTCGATGAGTACTCAGTGAGGGGAAGGTAGCTGCTGTCCATGGTCAAAAGGATCTCCTGATTACTCATCCTTGTGACTCTGTCCAAATCTGTCAAATGCTGGATGGTCAAAATAATCACGGCTATCCAAAATCTGATCCTTGGTCTGGATAGTCGGATGGATATCCTGGTCAAAGGGCCGTGATCAGCCCTGGTCTTTTGTTTGCGGTTGGTAAATAAACGGTGAATAATCAGCCCATGGGCCTGCGGATGCGCGATAAAAAGAAGATCGGCCTCGTTCTCTCCGGTGGGGGCATCAAAGCGGCTGCCTTCCATATAGGCGTTTGTTTGGCGCTCCGCGAAAAGGGTTTTCGGTTCGCCGGGGGCTCCAAGGACCTGGTCAAGAAGAACCACCCCGACGAATCGGACAAGACGATCCGTCTTTATGTCGGGTCCAGTGCCGGGGCCTTCATGAGTTCCATGCTCGCGGCTGGTTACTCACTGGAAGCCCTGGTCAACGCCTTCGAAGTCGGGACCGGAAACTCCCCCCACTTCAAAGATCAAAACAGCCTCGATGCCCTTCGCCCGATCGGTTACCGCGACATCTTTTCCGTGAACGGGAAAGGCCTGCTGAAAACCATCCCCCTCGGCCTCCTGCGTAAATCCCTGATCAGCGGCGGCCTCGAAGCCCTGGTGAAGGACAAGTTCAAAGTGAACGGCTTCTTCACGACCAAGGGACTGGAAAAGTACCTGCGCGAGTACGCTTTGTCGCACAACGAGTTCAGCCAACTGGGCGTTGAGCTCTTCATCATCGGCACACAGCTCAATCATACAAGGAAGGCTATCTTCGGAGCTTTCCCCGAGAAATCCAAAACCACGAACGTCAAATACGTGAATTACGCGAAGATCTCGGAAGCAGTCGCCGCGTCGACCTCGCTACCTCCCGTCTTCGCCCCCTACGGGCTGAAAAACGACGACGGCAAAGAGATGTTCTACTTCGATGGCGAGATTCGCGACACGCTTTCAACCCACGTCGCCGCCGATCACGGCGCCGATCTGGTCATCGCGAGTTATTCTGTGCAGCCGTATCACTATACTCAAGAGGTCGGATCTCTTCACAATTTCGGAATCCCGGTCATCTTGAACCAGGCTTTGTACCAGGTGATCCAGCAGAAGATCGATCGCCACATCCGCAACCAACAGGACATTCGCGTCATCTACGAGTCCATCGACGGATACCTACAGAACACGAATCTGCCCGACGAACACCGGCAGAAGATCCTCGAGATGATCCGCGAACGCGCCGGTTTCAAGCCCAACGTCGACTACGTTTATATCCATCCCCGTCCGCACGACACCGAGATGTTCTTCGCGGACCACTTCAGCCTGAATCCGACGACGCTCGAGAAGATCGTGAAGATCGGTTTTAAGTCAGCGATCTCGGCCCTGCGCGCCGCCGATTTGTAATAAAAAAGCCCGCGGAAAGCGGGCTCTTAGGAAGCATGAATCGAGAGTCGAGTTCGGTTTAAAGGCTCGCCGAGGGCGGCGCCGTCACGGCCGCCGGACCCGAGTTCAGCGCGCTTTCCACCAACATATAGAGCTGGCCCGAGAAGGCGCCCAGAACCACGATCAACAGCGCGCAGAAAATCAGGGCCGCGCGGGTCGCGTTCAAAGCTTTCGGAGCTTCAACGGCTTCCCCATCACGCATGTACATGACCACGATCGGGCGCAGGTAGTAAGCCACCGCGATGACCGAGTTCAACATCCCCCACAGCGCCAACCACACCAGACCTTGGTCCATCGCCGTCGTGAACAGATAGAACTTACCGAAGAAACCCAGGGTCGGCGGAATGCCCGCCATCGACAGCAAACAAACCGTCAAGCTCAAGGCCATCACGGGACGTTTGCGCGCATAACCCGCCAGATCGTCGATCGAGATCGAGGCATCCTCATCACGCTCGAACAACGTGATGATCGCGAAAGCACCCAAACTCATGATCGAATAGCCGATCAGGTAGAAGATGACCGCGGCCGGAGCGCCCAAACCCAGGGTCAAAGCGCCGTTCACGGGCTCGAGGCCCACGGTGATCAGACCCACCAGCAGATAACCCGAGTGCGCGATGCTCGAGTAAGCGAGCATCCGTTTGAAGTTGTTCTGCATGATGGCGCCGACGTTGCCGACGATCATGGTGAAGACCGCCATCCATTGCAGGACGTTCAGCAAAGCCGCCGAACCTTCCAGCGCTTTCGATTCCATCAAGCGCATGAACGCGATGAACGAAACCGCTTTGACCGCGGTCGCCATGAACGCCGCATGCGGCGTCGGCGAACCTTGGTAAACGTCGGGTGTCCATGCGTGGAACGGGAAGATCGAGACTTTGAAGCAAAAGCCCAGAATCGCGAGAGAAATCCCGAACAGGTACAGCTTCGAGTTCACGATCAATTCCGGAGTCCGCTCCAGAATCACCGCCAGCGACGTGCTTTCCGCCGAGCCGAAGATGAACGAGATCCCGTACAGCAGGATCGCCGACGCCAGGCCGCCCAAGATGAAGTACTTTAGCGCCGCTTCCTTCGAGAGCTTCTGCTCATGGGAAATCGCGATCATGATGTAGAGCGAAAGCGACATCATCTCGAGTCCCACGAACAGGATGATCAGATCGTTAGCGGCCAGAAGCACCAACATCCCGAAGATCGAGTTCAAGGTCAGGAAGACGAGCTCCGAGAACTGCTCCCCACGCGTCGACGGATTGTCGTACATCAGGAACAAGGACACGCAACCCACCAGCAGGGTCAAAATCCCGACCGCGACGGTTTTTCCGTCCATGATCAAGGCCCCGCCGAAAGCGGTCTTCATCTCTTGGTCGTAAACCAAGATGTAAACGGTCATCAGCAGGATCGCC
Above is a genomic segment from Pseudobdellovibrionaceae bacterium containing:
- a CDS encoding NADH-quinone oxidoreductase subunit N; translation: MNIVITMRDLFSVSPLIALFLASLIPITVKVLNGNEEQNPAGTLWQGIGGLLAAAILLMTVYILVYDQEMKTAFGGALIMDGKTVAVGILTLLVGCVSLFLMYDNPSTRGEQFSELVFLTLNSIFGMLVLLAANDLIILFVGLEMMSLSLYIMIAISHEQKLSKEAALKYFILGGLASAILLYGISFIFGSAESTSLAVILERTPELIVNSKLYLFGISLAILGFCFKVSIFPFHAWTPDVYQGSPTPHAAFMATAVKAVSFIAFMRLMESKALEGSAALLNVLQWMAVFTMIVGNVGAIMQNNFKRMLAYSSIAHSGYLLVGLITVGLEPVNGALTLGLGAPAAVIFYLIGYSIMSLGAFAIITLFERDEDASISIDDLAGYARKRPVMALSLTVCLLSMAGIPPTLGFFGKFYLFTTAMDQGLVWLALWGMLNSVIAVAYYLRPIVVMYMRDGEAVEAPKALNATRAALIFCALLIVVLGAFSGQLYMLVESALNSGPAAVTAPPSASL
- a CDS encoding patatin-like phospholipase family protein; protein product: MRMRDKKKIGLVLSGGGIKAAAFHIGVCLALREKGFRFAGGSKDLVKKNHPDESDKTIRLYVGSSAGAFMSSMLAAGYSLEALVNAFEVGTGNSPHFKDQNSLDALRPIGYRDIFSVNGKGLLKTIPLGLLRKSLISGGLEALVKDKFKVNGFFTTKGLEKYLREYALSHNEFSQLGVELFIIGTQLNHTRKAIFGAFPEKSKTTNVKYVNYAKISEAVAASTSLPPVFAPYGLKNDDGKEMFYFDGEIRDTLSTHVAADHGADLVIASYSVQPYHYTQEVGSLHNFGIPVILNQALYQVIQQKIDRHIRNQQDIRVIYESIDGYLQNTNLPDEHRQKILEMIRERAGFKPNVDYVYIHPRPHDTEMFFADHFSLNPTTLEKIVKIGFKSAISALRAADL